GAGCACCGGGCTGGCGCTGCTGCAGTTCGACGACCCGTGGCGAGTCGCCATCGTCATCGCGATCTTCCTGTTCGGGCAGGCGGTGGAGGGCAACGTCCTGACGCCGAAGCTGGTGGGCGAGAAGGTCGGGCTGCACGCGGTCTGGGTGATCTTCGCCCTGCTGGCCGGCGGGTCGCTGTTCGGTTTCGTCGGCGTCCTGCTGGCGGTTCCGGTGGCGGCGGTGATCGGGGTGCTGACACGCTTCGCGTTGGGGCGCTATCTTGACAGTCCCTACTACCGCGGTACCCCTTCCTGATGGCCTTCGCCACATGACCTCTGCCCCATGACATTAGCGGCCCAGATCCCGCTCGACCTCGGTCACCGCGCCGCCATGGGCTGCGAGGATTTCCTCGTGGCGCCCAGCAACGCCGAGGCGGTGGCGTGGCTCGACCGCTGGCCGTCCTGGCCGGCGCCGGCCCTGACGCTGTACGGGCCGGACGGTTGCGGCAAGACCCATCTGGGCCATGTCTGGCGGGCGCGCAGCCACGCCCCCATCGCCATGGGCGACACGCTGGACCAGATCGACCCGCACGCCCTGCTGGCCCGCGCCAACGCCGTGGTGGTGGAGGATGCCGACCGGGTGGCCGGCGCGCCGGCGCGGGAGGAGGCGCTGTTCCATCTCTACAACCTCGCCCGCGACTCGGGCGGGCATCTGCTCCTGCTGTCGCGCCGCCCGCCGTCGCGCTGGCGGATGAAGCTGGCCGACCTGCGCTCCCGCATCAAGGCGGCCCCCGCGGTGGGGGTGGAGGCGCCGGACGACGCGTTGCTCGCCGCCGTTCTGGTCAAGCTGTTCGCCGACCGGCAGCTGCGGCCCGGCATGGACCTCATCACCTACCTGCTGGCCCGGATGGAGCGGTCGCTGGAAGCGGCGGGGCGGGTGGTCGCGGCGCTTGACCGCGCCTCGCTGGCCGCGCACCGTCCCCTGACCGTGCCGCTGGCCCGCGAGGTGCTGGCCGGTCTGGAGGCCGGGAAGGGAGGAGACGAGGATGGATCTGGGAATCGCCGGACGCCGCGCCATCGTGTGCGCAGCCAGCAAGGGACTGGGTAAGGCCTGCGCCCTGGCGCTGGCGCGCGAGGGGGTGCAGGTCACCATCACCGCGCGCGGCCGCGACCTGCTGGAGGCCGCCGCCGAGGAGATCCGCAAGGAGACCGGCGCCACCGTGACCACCGCCGTCGGCGACATCGCGACGGAGGAGGGGCGCGCCGCGGCCCTTGCCGCCTGTCCGGAGCCGGACATCCTCGTCAACAACGCGGGCGGCCCGCCGCCGGGCGACTTCC
This genomic stretch from Azospirillum sp. TSH58 harbors:
- a CDS encoding DnaA ATPase domain-containing protein; its protein translation is MTLAAQIPLDLGHRAAMGCEDFLVAPSNAEAVAWLDRWPSWPAPALTLYGPDGCGKTHLGHVWRARSHAPIAMGDTLDQIDPHALLARANAVVVEDADRVAGAPAREEALFHLYNLARDSGGHLLLLSRRPPSRWRMKLADLRSRIKAAPAVGVEAPDDALLAAVLVKLFADRQLRPGMDLITYLLARMERSLEAAGRVVAALDRASLAAHRPLTVPLAREVLAGLEAGKGGDEDGSGNRRTPRHRVRSQQGTG